The window CGGAGATGGATATCACAGGGAATGGCGCTTCCATTCCCGATGGAAGTACAACACCAGCCCCAACCAATGACACAGAATTTGGCAATACGGATATAAACTACGGGTCAGGCATTCATACTTTTTCAATCAACAATTCAGGATCTGGGAATTTAACCCTGAGCGGTTCCCCTCGAGTGACTGTCTTTGGCACCCACGCCTCCGACTTTACGGTTAGCCAGCAACCCGCCTCAGCCACAGTTACGGCACAAGGTGGAACTCAAACTTTTGAAATCACTTTCAACCCTCCGGCGACAGGATTGCGTCAGGCAACAGTTTCTATTACGAATGATGACGCCGATGAAAACCCCTACACCTTCAATATTCAGGGCACAGGAACCATTAATCCCGAAATTGATATACAGGCTACTGGAACATCTATTGCAAGTGGAGATCTAACGCCCTCCCTTAATGACTCTACTGATTTTGGAGCCTCTGTGGTTGGTGGAAGTTCACATATAATCACCTATACTATTTACAATACAGGCCCTGCCACATTAAATCTCACTGGTGCCTGGCCATTGGTAGCCATTAGCGGTGTGCATGCCGGAGACTTCAGTATTTATAGTGCTCCAGCCAGTACGGTTGCATCTGGAGCAAACACCAGCTTTCAGGTTGCCTTTGATCCACTGGCATCCGGGACGCGTTCAGCCACGCTAACGATTAGTAATAATGATCTGGATGAGGGTAGTTACTCCTTTGCCATACAGGGCACGGGGAACCTTGATGGCAGCATCGATTCAGAGATTGAGGTCCAGGGAAAGTTGACCTCTATTACCTCTGGCGACAATACGCCTTCCCCCACTGACGGCACCTATTTGGGTGAGGTTTCGGTTATAGGTGCATCCCGTAGCCAGACATTCATGATAAACAATTTAGGCACGGAGGACCTGGTTTTAGCAAGCACTCCATTGGTTATTATTTCTGGTACTCACGCCTCTGACTTTTCAATAACCCTGCAACCCAGTACACCTGTAGCGCCTGCTGGAAGTGTTCCTTTTAATGTGTCTTTCAACCCTTCTGCTGCCGGCACAAGGACTGCAGTCATCAGCATTGAAAACAATGATAGTGATGAGAACCCCTACACCTTCACAGTAGAAGGCTTTGGTTTAACTTATCCAGAGATTGAAGTTCGAGGTAACGACAACAATATTTCAAACGGCGATGCCACTCCATCTCTCTCTGATAGCACTGACTTTGGTGATGTTCATCCCATATTGGTCACAGCATATGCAACCTACACAATATACAACACTGGTGACTCAACACTGGCTCTGACAGGCAATCCACGGGTAGAACTGAGTGGCGATGCCGCTGGAGAATATTCGGTTACGAGCATGCCATCAGCTTCCATTCCCGCTGGAGGGAGTTCTGATTTTACGGTACTGTTTGATCCCGCCCAAACAGGCGTCCGCAATGTGTCTGTTTCCATTGAGAACAATGATAGCAATGAGTCTCCTTACACCTTCTGGTTGACAGGATATGGCAAGGTGGAGGGAACACCCTTTCCATGTATTTCCCGGTTCTTCCATATCTGGGGCAATGATGGTGATATTGCCGCCATGGACGCCACAGTGAACCCCTATGTATATGATATTGCAAGTACGGTTGGGTATCACATTAATGGCGTAGGATATAACCTTGAAGATGGAATGCTCTATGCCTTTGAACAGGATGGAGATGTAGCTGGGAATAAAATCATCCGAATTGATGGAAATTATACCGTTGAAGTGTTATCTGTAACCGTACCTTTTTTATCCTGGAGAGCAGATTTTGATGTTTTGGGGAACATGTACTTTTGGGATGCTGCCGGTACAACGGTAGGTATTTTTGATGCCAGTACAGGAACCATAACAACCCAGTCAACCAGTGGGACTGCCTTTGTTCCCATTGACATGGCCTATCTGGATGCTGATGGATATTTTTACGGTATCCATGGGTCCACTCTTTATAAATACAACTCTGGTTCACATGTTGTCTCAACAACAGCCATCACCGGAAGATTGACTGATGATTATAACAACAGTATCAATAGTGCTTATTATGGCGCAGCCTGGACTGCAGATGATGGATACATTTTCACCACCAACAGCCAAAGTGGTAAAATGTACAAGATCGAACCTTCTGGTTTAAGCATCTACGTGGGACAGGGTGAAGCTGACTTAAACAAGTCTGATGGTGCGTCGTGTCCTCTGGTTCCCGCGCCTCTTCCTTCAACTGGTTCCATCGGTGATTTTGTCTGGGTTGATGACGATGCAGACGGCATTCAAGATGTTGACGAACCTGGTATGGCCGGTGTGACTGTTGACCTCTACGGTATTGATAACAGCTTGCTTGCATCTACGATCACAGACGCAAACGGTGCATATGCTTTTACCTCTTTAGACCCTTCTGAATATTACCTCCAGTTCTCAAACCCACCTTCAGGTTATATGCTAACCAGCCAGGACCAGGGTGGAGATGATGTTCATGACAGTGATCCAGATCCCATCACAGGCAAAACCGCGAATTTCTTTGTTGGCGTTGGCCTCATTGAAGAAGGTAAAGATGCTGGATATCAAGCAACAGGTGTTGGTGACTTTATCTGGAATGATCTCAACAACAATGGTGATCAGGATTTTGGGGAGCCTGGTGTTCCAGGTGTGACCGTTCAGCTGGTTGATGCCGCTAACACAAACAATATTATTGATGCAACGTCCTCAAATGCGGATGGCGCCTACAGCTTTTCTGCTGTTACGCCAGGTAATTATAGAATCAAAGTTAGCAACCTGCCTGGTGGTTATCAATTTGTCAGTCAAAACGCCGGAGCTAATGATAATGTTGACAGTGATGTAAACACCACGACAGGAATCTCTGATCAATTCACCATAACCACCGCCACCTTCAATAGCTCAGTTGACGCTGGTCTGACACAACAAAGTTCACCTGAGATCAGTATTTCCGGCAATAGTGTTGAAATCGTGGATGGCGACACCTCTCCAGGGACAGCCGACTCCACCAATTTCGGCTCTGTGTCCGCCGCCAGCGGCGATGTGACAGTAACCTACACCGTCGCAAACACCAGTGGAACCACAAGCTTAACCTTAAATGGCTCACCTAGAGTTGTGATTTCTGGAACACATGCTGCTGATTTTACCGTTACTTCGGCACCATCCACAACTATTGCTCCCTCAAGCACCACAACCTTTACCATAACGTTTGACCCAAGTGATAATGGACTCCGTTCAGCCATTGTCTCGATTTCAAACAACGACCCCAATGAAAACCCCTACGATTTCGATATCCAGGGAACAGGTCTTGCTCCAGAAATTGTCGTTCATGGGGGCGAGAAAGATATTCTGGATGGTGATACGACACCATCGACCTCAGATGATACTGACATGGGGAGCCATGACATTGATACTGGCTCAAACAGCTCTGTTTTTAAGATAAAAAATATTGGCGCTGCAGCCCTGCTCTTAACCGGTAGCTCTCCTTATGTGGCCATTAGCGGAACAAACGCTGCAGACTTTTCTATTTCGGCAAATCCATCTGCCTCCATTGCTGCTGGAGACTCAACCAGCTTCACTGTTCTTTTCAATCCAAGTGCCGTGGGATTAAGGGTTGCAACGCTTTCTATTTCAACAAACGATGCGGACGAGAACCCCTTTACTTTTGCCATTCAAGGAACAGGTACCGCCGTTCCGGAAATTGCTGTTCAGGGGAATCTGCTTGACATAGTTGATGGAGATGTCACGCCTTCAACCTCAGACTTTACAGATTTTGGAAGTCGTGATATTTTTGATTCAGCACTTGCTCACTCATTTACCATTCAGAACCCAGGATCTGGTGCTCTCACACTGACAGGTCTACCCTATGTTCAAATATCTGGTGCCAACGCAGGTGACTTTGTTGTATCACAACAACCCTCTGGCTCAACAGTTTCTGCTGGAGGATCGCTCACTTTCCAGGTTGCCTTTAATCCAACAACTACTGGAGTGAGACAGGCCACCGTACTTATCTCAAATAATGATTCTGATGAGAATCCCTTTAGCTTTGCCGTTAAAGGTTTGGGAACGTCCACTCTCGATGAAGAAATTGAAGTTCTTGGAAATGGTCTGGTGATTGAGTCCGGTGATATTTTCCCCACGAGCGGTGACTTTACTGATGTGGGTTCAGCTGAAATCTCAGGTGTACCGGCGACAGCAACTTATGTTATCCGCAACATTGGATATGCCGTGCTGAGTTTGACCGGCCCCCCTCCATATGTGGCTTTCACTGGCGCAAATGCTTCGGAATTTAGCATCTCGTCTACACCATCCAATTCTGTAGCCATCGACAGCGCAACAACCAGCTTTGAAGTCACTTTCACACCTGCTGGTCTAGGAACGCGCCAGGCCACCGTTACTATTCAAAACAATGACTCTGATGAGAACCCCTATACTTTCACTATTCAGGGAATGGGTGTTTATGATCCTACATCCTTATCTGAGATCAATGTAACGGGAAACATGCTTGACATCCTTGATGGGGACACGTCTCCACTTGTAGCCGATGGTACAGACTTCGGTTCTGTTGAGGTTATCGGCGGTCAAACCGCTACCCAGGAGTTTGTCATACACAACACAGGAAGTGATGATCTGGTTCTGGGATCCAATCCTATTATATCTATTTCTGGTACAGAAGCCGCCGACTTTACTATCATTTCCAATCCAGCCACCCTGGTGGCCCCCAGTAGCTCCGTGGCCTTCACCGTTGAGTTTAATCCTTCGGCAACAGGACTTCGTGAAGCGACCATCAGCATTGGAAACAGCGACCTGACTGAGAATCCCTACAACTTTGACATTCTGGGAGTTGGCGTCACAACACCAGAAATGACTGTCTCTGGCAACAGTGTGACCATCACCAATGGTGATACATCACCAGGTTTATCCGATAGTACCCAGTTTGGTGATGTCGACATAACAACAGGCGCCCAACTGGTGACATATACCATTAGCAATAGCGGCAATGCCGGCCTGACTATTGGAACCATTTCGTTTTCTGGAGCCCAGGCGTCAGAATTTTCAGTTACAACATCACCTGCAGCTTCCGTGACTACAGGAAGCAGCACAAGCTTTGTTGTTCAGTTTGATCCCTCCAGTATTGGTCTTCGTACCGCAACTATTTCCATAGCCAATAACGATCCAGATGTGTCACCTTACGTGTTTGATGTTCAGGGTAATGGCACCAGTCCATCAGACGGTGTAATTGGTGATATGGTTTGGCTGGATAATGATGGCGACGGTATTCAGGACGCCGGTGAAGAAGCCATGCCTGGAATAACCGTATCCCTATATGATTCTGGCGACAACCTTCAGGGCTCAGCCGTAAGCGCGGCTGATGGCTCCTATTCATTCGAGGGTCTTGCCTCAGGAAATTACTACCTCACCTTTACTGGTGCTCCTGCCGGTTATAGCTTATCGCCCCTGGACCAGGGCGGAGATGATGCCCTTGATAGTGATGCCGACCCGGCAAACAGCGGAAAGACATCAACCTTCTTTCTAAACATTAGCGGCGTAGATAATACTCGTGATGCAGGGTTCAAAGCAACGGGGGTTGGAGATTTTGTCTGGCTTGATGTGAATGAAGACGGCATTCAGGATGTGGGAGAGACGGGTGTTCCCGGGATTGACGTAGAAATCAAGATTGATGGCGGTACCAGTGTTGCAACCACAACCACGGATGCCAATGGGTATTACTCCTTCACCAGTCTAAGCCCAAACACATATCGACTATACTTTACCAGCTTGCCTGCTGGTTATGTTTTCTCAACTCAGAATGCTGGGGGTGATGATACTGTTGACAGTGATATTAATACTGGCACAGGCGAGTCTGATGCCGTTGTTGTTGGATCGGGTGCCTTTGTTTCCAGTATTGACGCTGGTGTTTATCAGCAGTCTGCACCGGAAATCAGCATTAAAGGCAACACCGTTGACATTGCTGATGGTGATACTTCACCGTCTCCACTGGACCATACCGATTTTGGTTCCGTTAACGCACAAATTGATACGGTAATCTATACTTTCAAAATCTATAATGGCAATGGTGCCACACTCACCTTAAATGGCACCCCAAAGGTTTCACTTTCTGGAACCAATGCAGCTGACTTTTATATTAACGTGCAACCCGCTGCTACAGTGCCCTCAAATGACAGCACCAGTTTTGATATTCGTTTTGTCCCGGCTTCAGAAGGTTTGAGATCGGCAACCGTCAGTATTTCCAATACCGACCCTGACGAAAATCCATTTACCTTTGATATTCGAGGGTTTGGTCTTGCTTCAGAAATTCAGGTCAGTGGAAATGGGAATGTTATTGCTGATGGCGACATTACACCTACTGCTTCCGACTTCACTGATTTTGGTTCAGAGGATATTCTTACAGGAAGCCAGGCCCAAAGCTTTTCTATCCTTAATACTGGAAATGCAAATCTAATTCTCTCAAATCCATCTACTTATGTTGAGATAACGGGAGATCACGCTGCTGATTTTTCTGTCACAAGTGCACCATCCTCACCCGTTGCCACCAATAACTCCACCACGTTTACCATCACTTTTGATCCAAGCGTGGCAGGGTTAAGAGAAGCAACCATTTCAATCGCCAATAACGATCTGGATGAAGATCCCTCTACTTTCTCGATCCAGGGTATTGGTCTGGCAACTCCTGAAGTGACAGTTATGGGAAATGGTGCATCCATTTCTGATGGTGACAGCTCTCCTATTGTTACGGATAATACAGACTTTGGGAGCAGGGACATTCTGGCTGCCACACAAGTAAACACCTTCTATCTGAAAAATATCGGTAGTGGTACGCTCATTCTGACCGGAACTCCGCTGGTAATCCTTACTGGAACCCATGCTGGAGATTTCCTGGTTAGTAGCCAACCCGGCGCATCATCGATAGTCCCGGGTGATTCACTGGCCTTTACGGTCACCTTTAATCCAACGGCGGTGGGCTTGAGGTCAGCCAGTTTGAGTATTGCCAATAATGATGATGATGAAAACCCCTTCAATTTCAGTATTCAGGGTACCGGTATTGCCAGTCCGGAAATAGACATCCTTGGTAATGGCGTGTCTATCGCCAACAGCGATGCAACACCCAGTGTTGCTGACAGTACAATCTTTGAGGATACCATACTTGACTCAACCAGTTGGGTTAC of the Candidatus Neomarinimicrobiota bacterium genome contains:
- a CDS encoding choice-of-anchor D domain-containing protein yields the protein MTPTQAIHSKNAAPSFSSVTNFTSTRSFYRLSFLFLFVMFGTSTEASGQCASTGDATDGYFTGIRQVVFNTLDNSTILEDNDYSDFTAMSTTVSRDFTYDLSVYVNTDGNYTVNTMAWIDWNQDLDFADAGEAYTLGTATNVVSGLTGASPYSITIPAGATLGTTTMRVSTKWNAYPGSCDNGFDGEVEDYSVTVVLAPEINIKGNAVDIADGDTSPSVSDDTDFGTVYNVSGSSSHTFTIYNNGGGDLLLSGAPLVNITGTHASDFTVTSQPGNTIAGSGGNESFIVSFDPGDLGLRSATVSIANNDLNENPYTFNIQGTGSGPPEMDISGKGISIFDGDTSPSVTDNTYFGTADIVTGLVNHTFTISNSGSSALSLSGSPAVVVSGSHAADFSVTTQPTASINSGGGTSFFVVRFDPSASGSRTASISISNNDPDENPYTFDIQGTGSATPEMDITGNGASIPDGSTTPAPTNDTEFGNTDINYGSGIHTFSINNSGSGNLTLSGSPRVTVFGTHASDFTVSQQPASATVTAQGGTQTFEITFNPPATGLRQATVSITNDDADENPYTFNIQGTGTINPEIDIQATGTSIASGDLTPSLNDSTDFGASVVGGSSHIITYTIYNTGPATLNLTGAWPLVAISGVHAGDFSIYSAPASTVASGANTSFQVAFDPLASGTRSATLTISNNDLDEGSYSFAIQGTGNLDGSIDSEIEVQGKLTSITSGDNTPSPTDGTYLGEVSVIGASRSQTFMINNLGTEDLVLASTPLVIISGTHASDFSITLQPSTPVAPAGSVPFNVSFNPSAAGTRTAVISIENNDSDENPYTFTVEGFGLTYPEIEVRGNDNNISNGDATPSLSDSTDFGDVHPILVTAYATYTIYNTGDSTLALTGNPRVELSGDAAGEYSVTSMPSASIPAGGSSDFTVLFDPAQTGVRNVSVSIENNDSNESPYTFWLTGYGKVEGTPFPCISRFFHIWGNDGDIAAMDATVNPYVYDIASTVGYHINGVGYNLEDGMLYAFEQDGDVAGNKIIRIDGNYTVEVLSVTVPFLSWRADFDVLGNMYFWDAAGTTVGIFDASTGTITTQSTSGTAFVPIDMAYLDADGYFYGIHGSTLYKYNSGSHVVSTTAITGRLTDDYNNSINSAYYGAAWTADDGYIFTTNSQSGKMYKIEPSGLSIYVGQGEADLNKSDGASCPLVPAPLPSTGSIGDFVWVDDDADGIQDVDEPGMAGVTVDLYGIDNSLLASTITDANGAYAFTSLDPSEYYLQFSNPPSGYMLTSQDQGGDDVHDSDPDPITGKTANFFVGVGLIEEGKDAGYQATGVGDFIWNDLNNNGDQDFGEPGVPGVTVQLVDAANTNNIIDATSSNADGAYSFSAVTPGNYRIKVSNLPGGYQFVSQNAGANDNVDSDVNTTTGISDQFTITTATFNSSVDAGLTQQSSPEISISGNSVEIVDGDTSPGTADSTNFGSVSAASGDVTVTYTVANTSGTTSLTLNGSPRVVISGTHAADFTVTSAPSTTIAPSSTTTFTITFDPSDNGLRSAIVSISNNDPNENPYDFDIQGTGLAPEIVVHGGEKDILDGDTTPSTSDDTDMGSHDIDTGSNSSVFKIKNIGAAALLLTGSSPYVAISGTNAADFSISANPSASIAAGDSTSFTVLFNPSAVGLRVATLSISTNDADENPFTFAIQGTGTAVPEIAVQGNLLDIVDGDVTPSTSDFTDFGSRDIFDSALAHSFTIQNPGSGALTLTGLPYVQISGANAGDFVVSQQPSGSTVSAGGSLTFQVAFNPTTTGVRQATVLISNNDSDENPFSFAVKGLGTSTLDEEIEVLGNGLVIESGDIFPTSGDFTDVGSAEISGVPATATYVIRNIGYAVLSLTGPPPYVAFTGANASEFSISSTPSNSVAIDSATTSFEVTFTPAGLGTRQATVTIQNNDSDENPYTFTIQGMGVYDPTSLSEINVTGNMLDILDGDTSPLVADGTDFGSVEVIGGQTATQEFVIHNTGSDDLVLGSNPIISISGTEAADFTIISNPATLVAPSSSVAFTVEFNPSATGLREATISIGNSDLTENPYNFDILGVGVTTPEMTVSGNSVTITNGDTSPGLSDSTQFGDVDITTGAQLVTYTISNSGNAGLTIGTISFSGAQASEFSVTTSPAASVTTGSSTSFVVQFDPSSIGLRTATISIANNDPDVSPYVFDVQGNGTSPSDGVIGDMVWLDNDGDGIQDAGEEAMPGITVSLYDSGDNLQGSAVSAADGSYSFEGLASGNYYLTFTGAPAGYSLSPLDQGGDDALDSDADPANSGKTSTFFLNISGVDNTRDAGFKATGVGDFVWLDVNEDGIQDVGETGVPGIDVEIKIDGGTSVATTTTDANGYYSFTSLSPNTYRLYFTSLPAGYVFSTQNAGGDDTVDSDINTGTGESDAVVVGSGAFVSSIDAGVYQQSAPEISIKGNTVDIADGDTSPSPLDHTDFGSVNAQIDTVIYTFKIYNGNGATLTLNGTPKVSLSGTNAADFYINVQPAATVPSNDSTSFDIRFVPASEGLRSATVSISNTDPDENPFTFDIRGFGLASEIQVSGNGNVIADGDITPTASDFTDFGSEDILTGSQAQSFSILNTGNANLILSNPSTYVEITGDHAADFSVTSAPSSPVATNNSTTFTITFDPSVAGLREATISIANNDLDEDPSTFSIQGIGLATPEVTVMGNGASISDGDSSPIVTDNTDFGSRDILAATQVNTFYLKNIGSGTLILTGTPLVILTGTHAGDFLVSSQPGASSIVPGDSLAFTVTFNPTAVGLRSASLSIANNDDDENPFNFSIQGTGIASPEIDILGNGVSIANSDATPSVADSTIFEDTILDSTSWVTYSIENTGSAILTLTGASPYIVISGAHASDFAVTLIPQSTISAGGGTTDFTIRFIPSAEGVRTATISVASNDNDENPYTFSISATGLPMPLPELFLVETVDLTTALPGDTLTYTVTYSNVGVGVAKNVVVDQAIPENATYVENSAAGLGMTITFQHEVAGGYDASQAAPVTDIKYERALDLEPGGNGTITFRVVID